The genomic window AGAACACTCCCTTTCGGATCACATTCCATCGGTTTCGACGATCAGTTCGCAGACGGTGTCCAGGTTCGATTCGTCTACCGAGAAGTCGCGTAATGCGAGCGCGTAAAGTACCTCGAGGCCCTGATCCCGCTAATGAGCGACTCCGATTCTCGAGGCCCTCTCCAGCCGGATCGTCCCGACGTCGATCGACCGTTCGAGGTCGACGCGCCCTTCGAACCCGCGGGCGACCAGCCCGAGGCGATCGAGCAGTTAGCCGAGGGCTTCCGGCAGGGGATGGACAAACAGACCCTGCTCGGGGTGACCGGCTCCGGGAAGACCAACACCGTCTCGTGGCTGATCGAGGAGATCCAGAAGCCGACCCTCGTAATCGCGCACAACAAGACGCTGGCCGCGCAGTTGTACGAGGAGTTCCGGAACCTCTTCCCCGAGAACGCCGTCGAGTACTTCGTCTCCTACTACGACTACTACCAGCCCGAGGCCTACGTCGAGCAGACCGACACCTACATCGACAAGGACGCCTCGATCAACGACGAGATCGACCGCCTGCGCCACTCCGCGACGCGCTCGCTGCTGACCCGCGAGGACGTCATCGTCGTCGCCTCGGTCTCGGCCATCTACGGCCTCGGTGACCCGCGCAACTACGTCGACATGTCCATGCGACTCGAAGTCGGCGAGGAGGTCGGCCGCGACGAGCTCTTGAAGCGGCTGGTGGACCTGAACTACGAGCGCAACGACGTCGACTTCACGCAGGGCACCTTCCGCGTGCGCGGCGACACCGTCGAGATCTACCCGATGTACGGCCGGTACGCGGTGCGCGTCGAGCTCTGGGGCGACGAGATCGACCGCATGGTCAAGGTCGATCCGCTCGAGGGGCAAACCCAGGGCGACCAGCAGGCGGTGCTGGTCCACCCGGCGGAGCACTACTCGATCCCGGAGACGACCCTCGAGGAGGCGATGGACGAGATCAGAGACGATCTGGACTCGCGCATCTCCTACTTCGAGCGGCAGGGCGACATGATCGCCGCCCAGCGCATCGAAGAGCGAACGAGCTTCGACCTCGAGATGATGCAGGAGACGGGCTACTGTTCGGGGATCGAGAACTACTCGGTCTACCTCTCGGACCGCGAGTCGGGCGACGCACCGTACACGCTGCTGGACTACTTCCCGGACGACTTCCTGACCGTCGTCGACGAGTCCCACGTCACGCTACCCCAGATCCGCGGACAGTACGCCGGCGACAAGTCGCGCAAGGACTCGCTGGTCGAGAACGGCTTTCGACTCCCCACGGCGTACGACAATCGGCCGCTCACGTTCGAGGAGTTCCAGGAGAAGACCAACCAGACGCTGTACGTCTCGGCGACGCCGGGCGACTACGAGCGCGAGGAGAGCGACCAGATCGTCGAACAGATCGTTCGGCCCACCCACCTCGTCGACCCCGAGATCGAGGTCTCGCCGGCCAGCGGCCAGATCGACGACCTGATGGACCGCATCGACGAGCGCATCGAGCGCGACGAGCGCACGCTCGTCACCACCCTCACCAAGCGGATGGCCGAGGACCTCACGGAGTACCTCGAGGAGGCCGGCGTGAACGTCGAGTACATGCACGACGAGACCGACACGCTCGAGCGCCACGAGATCATCCGCTCGCTGCGACTCGGTGAGATCGACGTCCTCGTCGGGATCAACCTCCTGCGGGAGGGGCTGGACATCCCCGAGGTCTCGCTGGTAGCGATCTTGGACGCCGATCAGGAGGGCTTCCTCCGCAGCGAAACGACGCTCGTCCAGACGATGGGTCGCGCGGCGCGAAACGTCAACGGCGAGGTCGTCCTCTACGCCGACGACCCCTCGAACGCCATGGAGTCGGCGATCGAGGAGACCCGCCGGCGCCGCCGGATCCAGCAGGA from Haloterrigena sp. KLK7 includes these protein-coding regions:
- the uvrB gene encoding excinuclease ABC subunit UvrB, producing MSDSDSRGPLQPDRPDVDRPFEVDAPFEPAGDQPEAIEQLAEGFRQGMDKQTLLGVTGSGKTNTVSWLIEEIQKPTLVIAHNKTLAAQLYEEFRNLFPENAVEYFVSYYDYYQPEAYVEQTDTYIDKDASINDEIDRLRHSATRSLLTREDVIVVASVSAIYGLGDPRNYVDMSMRLEVGEEVGRDELLKRLVDLNYERNDVDFTQGTFRVRGDTVEIYPMYGRYAVRVELWGDEIDRMVKVDPLEGQTQGDQQAVLVHPAEHYSIPETTLEEAMDEIRDDLDSRISYFERQGDMIAAQRIEERTSFDLEMMQETGYCSGIENYSVYLSDRESGDAPYTLLDYFPDDFLTVVDESHVTLPQIRGQYAGDKSRKDSLVENGFRLPTAYDNRPLTFEEFQEKTNQTLYVSATPGDYEREESDQIVEQIVRPTHLVDPEIEVSPASGQIDDLMDRIDERIERDERTLVTTLTKRMAEDLTEYLEEAGVNVEYMHDETDTLERHEIIRSLRLGEIDVLVGINLLREGLDIPEVSLVAILDADQEGFLRSETTLVQTMGRAARNVNGEVVLYADDPSNAMESAIEETRRRRRIQQEYNEEHGLEPTTIEKEVGETNLPGSKTETSSVSGRDIADDEEAERYIAELEDRMDEAASNLEFELAADIRDRIREVREEFDLASDEDEGIAPPTEEF